The stretch of DNA GATCGGCTGGGCACGCGGGGCCTGGAGGCGATAGAGGCGCCAGGCCGCCGCGACATCGTTCTTCTCCGCCAGCCGCTGGACAAGGATGCCGATCGGTTCATGGCGCACGGTTCCGCCCGAACGATAGACCGCGTCGACCAGCTGCGACGCCGAGCTCAGATCCTGGGTTTGCGCGCTCAGATAGTCGAGAAAGCTGTTCTTCCACGGGGTGCCGGCTGCAAGCATGCGCGCAAGCGGCGCGCGGATCGCCGGATCTGCGGCGGCTGACGCCAGGATCGGGAACAGGATGGTCGGCATGTTTTTGCCGACCCGCAAAGCAATGTCGTAATGGCCAAGCGCGCGGCCGATATCGTTGCGCTGCACCGCCAGCTCGATGGCCCAGAGCTGGGTTGGCAGATCGCGCCGCGAGATCGCCTGCGAATATTCGAGCATCGCGGCCGATCGGTCGATCTGGCCCTGGCGGGCGAACGCCATGCTCAGGGCACCGGCGGCAGCGGCGCTGGTCGGGTCGCGTCGCAGTGCCCGCCGCGCCGTCCCGATCGCTTCGGGAAAGGCGTCTTTCAGCTGATATTGCGCCGTCCGTCCTAGCACCAGTGCATTGTCGGGCGCGAACCGGGCCGCCAGCACCGGCGCCGAGCGGCGGAGTCCGATGCCGACGCCGAAGGCGACAGCCTGCCAGGCAAGCACCGCCAGCCCGGCGACGAGGATGATCTGCGGGGCGCGGTTCAGTGCGGCCATCGCCACGACGTTGGGCTCACGCCGTGCCCGACTGACCATAGCCATAGCCATAGTCATAGCCGAGGCTCGCCCTGCGGGATTCGAACTTGGTCAGCACCGCCCCGATGATGCGCGCGCCGGAGTCCGACAGGCGCGCAAGCGCCGTCGCGACCTGACGCGAGCGCACGCCATGGGATTCGACGGCATAGACCACGCCTTCGACGCGCGCGCCGATCAGCGGCGCATCGGCAAGGCCCATCACGGGCGGACTGTCGATGACCACATGGTCGAACTGCTCGAGCAGGCGGTTGAGCAGCGTCGACAGCCGGTCGCTGGAGAGCAGTTCGGCGGCATTGGGCGGCAATGGGCCGGCCGTCATTGCTGCAAAGCCGAAGCGCGTCGTCGGGACGAGCAGCCCTTGCAGCTCGTCCTCGCCAGCCAGATAGTTGCTGAGCCCCCGCGACTGGTCGACATCGAGCAGGCTCTGGACCGAGGGCGATCGCATGTCGCCGTCGACAAGCACGACCCGACGGCCGCTGCGTGCAAGCATGGTCGCGATCGAAAGTGCTGTGGTCGACTTGCCTTCAGCAGGCCGCGTGCTGGTGACCGAGAGCGTGCTGGGCACACCGCGTTCGCTGACGAAACGCAGATTGGCCTGGACGGCCAGATACGCGTCGAACAGCGGCGACTTGCGGTCGTCGAGCGCATCCGAGGGCTCGACATCCATGGTCCGCGGCACAGTCCCCAGCAGCGGAATGCCGAGCCTTTGCCGCACTTCCGACGGATCGGTGATCGATTCATCGATATGATCGAGCAGGAGCGCCGCGCCGACACCCAGCATCGTGCCAAGCACTGCCGAAATGAAAAGGTTGAGGAACAGGCGCGGGCTGGATCGCCGGTCGGGGGCCGAGGCGGTATCGACAACGGCGATGTTGTTGACGCCGACGCCGCCGGTAATCCCGATTTCCTTGTAGCGTTGCAGCAGGCCGTCATAGAGGGCGCGGTTGGTGTCCACCTCGCGCTGATAGATATTGTACTGGATGCTGCGCCGTTTCAGGTTCAGCAGATCACCCTTCAGGTCTTCGACCCGTTTGGCGAGCTGCTGCTCGCGGTCGAGTGCGCTGTTGAACTCGCCGCCGATCGATCCCGAAACGCGGACCTCTTCGCGCGCGATGCCGCGATCGAGCTGCGCGAGCTGCGCCTTCATTGCCCGCACGGCCGGATAGTCATCCTCGAACTGCGACGTCAGCTTCTGCAGATCGGCGGCCAGTTCGGCACGGCGCGCACGCAGCGTGTTGATCGCCGGGTTTTCGAGCGCCTCGGCCGTATCGCCGGCCCGGCCCCTTTGCTGATGGAACCGTGCCTGGGCCTTCACGCGTTCGGCAGTGGCTTTGGCAAGCTCGATATTGAGCGATGCCAGATTGTCGGCCACGATCG from Sphingomonas changnyeongensis encodes:
- a CDS encoding tetratricopeptide repeat protein is translated as MAALNRAPQIILVAGLAVLAWQAVAFGVGIGLRRSAPVLAARFAPDNALVLGRTAQYQLKDAFPEAIGTARRALRRDPTSAAAAGALSMAFARQGQIDRSAAMLEYSQAISRRDLPTQLWAIELAVQRNDIGRALGHYDIALRVGKNMPTILFPILASAAADPAIRAPLARMLAAGTPWKNSFLDYLSAQTQDLSSASQLVDAVYRSGGTVRHEPIGILVQRLAEKNDVAAAWRLYRLQAPRAQPIEVRNGDFNETLRLPTIFDWRLEDSGDARAEILRGTDGGELHLEARVGAGSMVASQRLLLPPGRFALEFKARPAEGATLGTSKFAIICVPSGQNLAETKLASGGRSVHAFAFSVPAGCPSQSLLLTAQSESMGSGVDGAVDGVRVRRVAPPNALQ
- a CDS encoding GumC family protein, giving the protein MNRPEVFSPRDAGSVLPKAGAALRGETGREDTPIALEYLRIAKRWKFLIAGTIVGFILLGLVITLLMTPKYTAITRIEIARESKKIVNLQGVEQEASDADQEFYQTQYGLLRSQGLSERVVGKLKLQDDPAFFRMFGVDLSNHGIQNGDAEGFTPANRALRTRLAAEALLKVVGINPIRLSRLVDVSVTTPDAELSARIANAWAENFIQATLQRRYEASSYARTFLENRLGQLRQRLEESERQLVAYASAQRIINLPTTGGPSDSRAERSIVADNLASLNIELAKATAERVKAQARFHQQRGRAGDTAEALENPAINTLRARRAELAADLQKLTSQFEDDYPAVRAMKAQLAQLDRGIAREEVRVSGSIGGEFNSALDREQQLAKRVEDLKGDLLNLKRRSIQYNIYQREVDTNRALYDGLLQRYKEIGITGGVGVNNIAVVDTASAPDRRSSPRLFLNLFISAVLGTMLGVGAALLLDHIDESITDPSEVRQRLGIPLLGTVPRTMDVEPSDALDDRKSPLFDAYLAVQANLRFVSERGVPSTLSVTSTRPAEGKSTTALSIATMLARSGRRVVLVDGDMRSPSVQSLLDVDQSRGLSNYLAGEDELQGLLVPTTRFGFAAMTAGPLPPNAAELLSSDRLSTLLNRLLEQFDHVVIDSPPVMGLADAPLIGARVEGVVYAVESHGVRSRQVATALARLSDSGARIIGAVLTKFESRRASLGYDYGYGYGQSGTA